In one window of Mucilaginibacter auburnensis DNA:
- a CDS encoding ABC transporter permease, with the protein MTDNNKPYSNLKATLAIAKAAFRSITRSPSAVVFSLAFPLIFILVFGFIGGGGVSVDVGVAPNSDTSNVIYKALAKMPIVKLYTDLKEDDLNGNLSKGSLDAVIDIKVQNKGWQVTPAITDTNLLSKSPFVVNVQYTNASSKGSIVKSVLTNILTEVNTATYKRITGNPQLLTYAEVKETTIKGRAYKTIDFILPGQLGFSLLSTGVFGTAFVFLSLRVTLVIKRFFATPVQRYSIVLGEAIARISFSLIGALFIILVGHFAFGFTLIHGAVTVVNMLLLSILGIIVFMGFGFVVSSIAKNESSVPPIANIITLPQFLLSGTFFSITAFPTWLQPISRALPLTYLNDALRKVAFEGAGLFDVGHQILIMLIWGVVVYGVAVKTFKWE; encoded by the coding sequence ATGACTGATAACAACAAACCTTACAGCAATTTAAAAGCTACGCTTGCTATAGCTAAAGCGGCCTTCCGTTCCATAACCCGCAGCCCTTCGGCAGTGGTGTTTAGCCTGGCTTTTCCGCTGATATTTATATTGGTGTTTGGCTTTATCGGCGGAGGTGGTGTAAGTGTTGATGTTGGGGTCGCGCCAAATTCTGACACCTCTAACGTTATTTATAAGGCATTAGCTAAAATGCCTATTGTTAAGTTGTATACAGATCTGAAAGAAGACGATCTTAACGGCAATTTATCCAAAGGTAGTTTAGACGCAGTAATAGATATAAAAGTTCAAAATAAAGGTTGGCAAGTGACTCCCGCTATTACAGATACCAATTTGTTGAGCAAATCACCATTTGTCGTTAACGTTCAATATACCAACGCCTCTTCAAAGGGCAGCATAGTTAAATCTGTGTTAACAAATATCTTAACCGAAGTAAATACAGCCACCTATAAACGCATAACCGGCAACCCACAATTACTAACATACGCAGAAGTTAAAGAAACCACGATAAAAGGCAGAGCATACAAAACCATTGACTTTATTCTACCAGGCCAGTTAGGCTTTTCATTGTTGAGTACAGGCGTTTTTGGTACTGCCTTTGTGTTTTTGAGCTTACGCGTTACGTTGGTCATCAAACGGTTCTTTGCAACGCCAGTGCAACGTTACAGCATTGTATTAGGCGAAGCTATTGCCCGTATATCGTTCTCATTAATTGGCGCGTTGTTCATCATTTTAGTTGGACACTTTGCCTTTGGTTTTACGCTGATACATGGGGCAGTTACGGTAGTTAATATGCTGCTGCTCTCCATATTAGGCATTATTGTTTTTATGGGATTCGGTTTTGTGGTATCAAGTATTGCTAAAAATGAAAGCTCTGTACCCCCAATTGCCAATATCATTACGCTTCCGCAATTTCTTTTATCGGGTACCTTCTTTTCCATTACTGCTTTTCCAACATGGTTACAACCTATAAGCCGTGCTTTACCCTTAACTTATTTAAACGATGCACTACGCAAAGTGGCCTTTGAAGGGGCGGGATTATTTGATGTTGGGCACCAGATCTTAATTATGTTAATATGGGGCGTAGTTGTATATGGTGTAGCCGTTAAGACTTTTAAATGGGAGTAG